In Streptomyces sp. NBC_00306, a single genomic region encodes these proteins:
- a CDS encoding EF-hand domain-containing protein: MAGSFRPIRTPLLMEEHMNATQLDQAFAVIDADKNGFVTLAEITSALEGRGIPHDAGSMDTAFRKLDRDGDGRLSQAEFSGFQEEPFKSSFAPTLAKLLA; encoded by the coding sequence GTGGCTGGTTCGTTCCGCCCGATTCGCACGCCGCTACTGATGGAGGAGCATATGAACGCCACTCAGCTTGACCAGGCATTCGCCGTCATCGACGCCGACAAGAACGGTTTCGTCACGTTGGCCGAGATCACGTCGGCGCTGGAGGGCCGTGGAATTCCGCATGATGCGGGCTCCATGGACACCGCCTTCCGTAAGCTCGACAGGGATGGCGACGGTCGGCTCTCCCAGGCCGAGTTTTCCGGCTTCCAGGAAGAGCCCTTCAAGTCGTCGTTCGCTCCCACTCTGGCCAAGCTTCTGGCCTAG
- a CDS encoding IS630 family transposase, with protein MSASGDVPVSRRGPKLEPLLLSPDERVVLERWARRASSAQAVALRARIVLACDGADVPPIVVVARELHIAADTVRKWRRRFLAARLDGLVDEPRPGRPPTISVDQVEAVVVSTLEEIPKNATHWSRSSMADRSGLSKSTVGRIWRRFQLKPHLSDTFKLSTDPLFVEKVYDVVGLYFNPPEGAVVLSVDEKSQIQALDRSQPVLPMMPGMPERRTHDYVRNGLTTLFAAFDVATGEVITSLHRRHRAAEFKKFLIKIDKEVPEHLQVHLICDNYGTHKTPAIKTWLAKHPRFHLHFTPTGSSWINQVERWFGFLADQKIRRGAHKSVRSLEADIRAWVKQWNENPTPFTWTKTAEEILDSLARFCQRISGAGH; from the coding sequence ATGAGTGCTTCTGGGGATGTGCCGGTGTCACGTCGTGGTCCGAAGTTGGAACCGTTGTTGTTGTCGCCTGATGAGCGTGTGGTGTTGGAGCGTTGGGCTCGTAGGGCGTCATCCGCGCAGGCGGTGGCCTTGCGGGCCCGCATCGTGTTGGCATGTGATGGTGCTGACGTGCCGCCGATTGTCGTGGTGGCACGCGAGTTACATATCGCGGCGGACACGGTCCGCAAGTGGCGTCGCCGGTTTTTGGCCGCACGGTTGGACGGGCTGGTGGATGAGCCTCGGCCGGGCCGGCCGCCCACCATCAGCGTGGACCAGGTGGAGGCGGTCGTGGTCAGCACGCTGGAGGAAATCCCGAAGAACGCCACTCACTGGTCGCGTTCGTCGATGGCGGACCGCAGTGGCTTGTCGAAGTCGACGGTGGGCCGGATCTGGCGCAGGTTCCAGCTCAAGCCGCATTTGAGCGACACGTTCAAGCTGTCGACCGATCCGCTGTTCGTGGAGAAGGTCTACGACGTGGTGGGGCTGTATTTCAACCCGCCCGAAGGAGCGGTGGTGCTGTCGGTGGACGAGAAGTCTCAGATCCAGGCCTTGGATCGCTCTCAGCCTGTGCTGCCGATGATGCCCGGCATGCCCGAGCGCCGCACTCACGATTACGTCCGCAACGGTCTGACCACCTTGTTCGCGGCCTTTGACGTCGCGACTGGCGAAGTCATCACCTCACTGCACCGTCGGCACCGGGCCGCGGAGTTCAAGAAGTTCCTCATCAAGATCGACAAAGAGGTCCCCGAGCACCTTCAGGTCCATCTGATCTGCGACAACTATGGCACCCACAAGACCCCGGCCATCAAGACGTGGCTGGCCAAACACCCGCGGTTCCACCTGCACTTCACGCCCACCGGTTCCTCCTGGATCAACCAGGTGGAGCGATGGTTCGGCTTCCTCGCAGACCAGAAGATCCGCCGCGGTGCCCACAAGAGTGTGCGCTCCCTGGAAGCCGACATCCGCGCCTGGGTCAAACAGTGGAACGAGAACCCGACCCCGTTCACTTGGACCAAGACAGCCGAAGAGATCCTCGATTCACTCGCCCGCTTCTGCCAACGGATCTCTGGCGCAGGGCACTAG
- a CDS encoding cold-shock protein, with protein sequence MAQGTVKWFNGEKGFGFISPDEGGADVFVHFSAIQGSGFRNLEENQRVEFEITQGQRGPQADKVRAL encoded by the coding sequence ATGGCTCAGGGAACTGTGAAGTGGTTTAACGGGGAGAAGGGCTTCGGTTTCATCTCTCCGGATGAGGGCGGTGCAGACGTCTTCGTTCACTTCAGCGCGATCCAGGGCTCCGGGTTCAGGAACCTGGAGGAGAACCAGCGGGTGGAGTTCGAGATCACCCAGGGACAACGCGGCCCGCAGGCCGACAAAGTGAGGGCCCTCTGA